One genomic window of Luteitalea pratensis includes the following:
- the prsR gene encoding PEP-CTERM-box response regulator transcription factor, whose amino-acid sequence MTKPRVLVVDDDEDIRVQMKWALAADYEVSMAGDRMSAVAAYTTERPLVTLLDLGLPPSPNDPTEGLATLSGLLVLDRQAKVVIVSGQGEKANALSAVGAGAWDFLSKPVDTDELGRVLARGVYVAQLEREYRAVQEETRAEAFEEMIGSSAAMHTVFAFVRKVANTSAPVLILGENGTGKEMVARALHRRSRQRDAPFVAINCGAIPEALLESELFGHEKGAFTGAHALRKGLIETAAGGTLFLDEIGELSAQLQVKLLRFLQEKNFQRVGGRQEIQSDARVVAATNVNLQESVASGKFREDLYFRLAVLVVRLPAMRERGDDVTLVAKEFLRRYGAQHLRTGLTFAPDALRAMNQHAWSGNVRELQNRVQRAVIMSEGKRVTARDLELVDGSDALSLPTLREAREQVERELVQESLRRHGGKITPAAQELGISRPTFYELLDKLGIARE is encoded by the coding sequence GTGACCAAGCCTCGCGTGCTCGTCGTCGACGACGATGAGGACATCCGCGTGCAGATGAAGTGGGCCCTGGCTGCCGACTATGAGGTGTCGATGGCCGGGGACCGGATGTCGGCGGTTGCCGCCTATACAACCGAACGGCCGCTCGTGACGCTTCTCGACCTTGGATTGCCGCCGTCGCCAAACGACCCGACCGAGGGACTGGCGACGCTCTCGGGATTGCTCGTCCTCGACCGTCAGGCCAAGGTCGTCATCGTGTCTGGACAGGGAGAGAAGGCGAACGCCCTCAGCGCTGTTGGCGCCGGCGCGTGGGATTTCCTTTCCAAGCCGGTCGATACCGACGAACTCGGTCGGGTGCTCGCACGTGGCGTGTACGTGGCCCAGCTGGAACGCGAGTATCGGGCCGTGCAGGAAGAAACCCGGGCGGAGGCGTTTGAAGAGATGATCGGCTCGAGCGCCGCGATGCATACGGTGTTCGCGTTCGTGCGCAAGGTCGCCAACACCAGTGCGCCGGTCCTTATCCTCGGAGAAAACGGCACGGGCAAGGAGATGGTCGCCCGCGCCCTGCACCGGCGGAGCCGTCAGCGCGACGCGCCCTTTGTCGCCATCAACTGCGGGGCAATACCCGAGGCGTTGCTCGAGAGCGAGCTGTTCGGCCACGAGAAGGGTGCGTTCACCGGGGCCCATGCCTTGCGTAAGGGCCTCATCGAGACGGCCGCCGGTGGCACGCTGTTTCTCGACGAGATTGGCGAACTGTCGGCGCAACTGCAGGTCAAGCTGCTGCGCTTCCTGCAGGAGAAGAACTTTCAGCGTGTCGGCGGGCGCCAGGAGATCCAGAGCGACGCCCGCGTTGTCGCGGCCACGAACGTCAACCTTCAGGAGTCGGTCGCGAGCGGCAAGTTCCGTGAAGATCTCTACTTCCGTCTGGCGGTGCTCGTCGTCCGGCTACCCGCCATGCGCGAGCGTGGGGATGACGTCACGCTCGTCGCAAAGGAGTTCCTGCGCCGTTATGGCGCGCAGCACCTGAGGACCGGACTGACATTCGCCCCCGACGCGCTACGCGCCATGAACCAGCACGCGTGGTCAGGCAATGTTCGAGAACTCCAAAACCGCGTCCAGCGGGCCGTCATCATGTCCGAAGGCAAGCGCGTCACGGCCCGGGATCTCGAACTGGTCGACGGCTCGGATGCCCTGTCGTTGCCCACGCTGAGGGAGGCGCGCGAACAGGTCGAGCGGGAGCTCGTCCAGGAGTCCCTGCGCCGACACGGAGGCAAGATTACGCCGGCGGCACAGGAGCTCGGCATCAGCCGGCCAACGTTCTACGAATTGCTGGACAAGCTGGGGATCGCGAGGGAGTAA
- the prsK gene encoding XrtA/PEP-CTERM system histidine kinase PrsK, with the protein MLLIPLVPFAASTLALLLAAASLVRRTPSIATWSFSAGMLLLGLDSLCTGLALHAPTWTELVRWLTIGMVAKACLPAVWLAFSLTYARAEARDALIRARWVLALSAAVPLSIAVGLPGRLLDVVPPDETGTVLFVRSEGVARAFHSVLLLGLVMPLMNLEQTFRAAVGTMRWRIKYVVIGMAVIFGGYIFVRSQAILYLAYEPSIAGVESSALMVGCVFLVLAYARNGFGSLDVYPSRAVLRSSLTVLLVGGYLFIVGVLAQSVRRFGGAESFQVQAFIVLIGMAGLAVLLLSDRLRQRLQALVGRHFGKAQHDSTRLWADLSRRLAAVTDERRLAAATATLTASTFDVLAVSVWLGDTSSGRVRFAAATAPSGTAVKDDGAPGWAEMAAGLARQPAPFDLEAVDAPWAEALRQLCPSTFTSGGPRWCVPLRSAERVRGAIVLADRVNGVPYSSEEAELLQCLGDQTASALENLHLGDEVARGRELEAFRSMSAFFVHDLKNATASLNLMLKNLPVHFDDPAFRADALRGISNTVTRIDGLIERLTSLREQPGVRLAPVPLDGVLDEAVAEMGQTAVGVERDVKSILPPILADRDQLRSVVTNLLLNARDAMAGRAGSIRVSAYTADERVVLVIADNGCGMTPAFIRDSLFRPFQSTKSRGLGIGMFQARRVIEAQGGWIDVESQQGVGTTVRIILPAAEEVQTT; encoded by the coding sequence ATGCTTCTGATCCCGCTCGTGCCGTTCGCGGCCTCGACGCTCGCCCTCCTGCTCGCGGCAGCCAGCCTCGTCCGCAGGACGCCCTCGATCGCCACCTGGAGCTTCTCGGCAGGCATGCTACTCCTGGGACTGGACAGCCTCTGCACTGGGCTGGCGTTGCATGCCCCGACCTGGACCGAGCTGGTCAGATGGCTGACCATCGGCATGGTGGCGAAAGCCTGTCTCCCCGCCGTCTGGCTGGCGTTCAGCCTGACGTACGCGCGTGCCGAGGCTCGGGACGCGCTGATCCGCGCCCGGTGGGTGCTCGCTCTCTCCGCAGCCGTTCCGTTGAGTATCGCTGTCGGTCTGCCAGGCCGACTCCTCGACGTGGTGCCTCCCGACGAGACTGGCACCGTTCTGTTCGTTCGATCGGAGGGGGTCGCTCGCGCGTTCCACTCGGTGCTGCTGCTCGGGCTCGTGATGCCGCTGATGAACCTGGAGCAGACGTTTCGCGCCGCCGTCGGCACCATGCGTTGGCGAATCAAGTACGTCGTGATCGGCATGGCGGTCATCTTCGGCGGCTACATCTTCGTGCGCAGCCAGGCCATTCTGTACCTCGCCTACGAACCCTCGATCGCCGGCGTCGAGAGCAGCGCGCTAATGGTCGGATGCGTGTTCCTTGTACTCGCCTACGCGCGCAATGGCTTCGGAAGCCTCGACGTCTACCCCTCCCGTGCCGTCCTCCGCTCGTCGCTCACCGTCCTCCTCGTCGGCGGCTACCTGTTCATCGTCGGCGTGCTGGCGCAGTCGGTCCGGCGCTTTGGCGGCGCCGAGAGCTTCCAGGTGCAGGCCTTCATCGTGCTCATCGGCATGGCAGGCCTCGCTGTGCTCCTGCTCTCCGACCGGCTTCGCCAACGTCTGCAAGCGCTCGTCGGTCGCCACTTCGGCAAAGCCCAGCACGACTCGACGCGACTCTGGGCTGATCTGTCGCGACGCCTCGCGGCCGTTACCGACGAGCGACGCCTCGCCGCGGCAACTGCGACGCTGACGGCGAGCACCTTCGACGTCCTCGCTGTGTCGGTGTGGCTGGGAGACACGTCGAGCGGACGCGTTCGCTTCGCTGCGGCTACTGCGCCGTCGGGGACCGCAGTAAAGGATGATGGCGCGCCGGGTTGGGCCGAGATGGCGGCAGGGCTGGCGCGGCAACCTGCGCCATTCGACCTGGAGGCTGTAGACGCTCCTTGGGCGGAAGCGTTGAGACAACTGTGTCCATCCACATTCACCAGCGGAGGTCCGCGTTGGTGCGTGCCATTACGATCGGCGGAGCGAGTCCGCGGAGCGATCGTCCTCGCCGATCGCGTGAACGGCGTGCCGTACTCCAGCGAGGAGGCCGAGCTGCTTCAGTGCCTTGGCGACCAGACGGCATCGGCGCTCGAGAATCTCCATCTTGGCGACGAGGTCGCCCGCGGGCGAGAACTCGAAGCCTTCCGCTCGATGTCGGCGTTCTTCGTGCACGACCTCAAGAACGCCACGGCATCACTCAACCTGATGCTGAAGAATCTGCCCGTGCACTTCGACGACCCCGCCTTCCGCGCCGACGCGCTCAGGGGGATCAGCAACACCGTGACGCGCATCGACGGCTTGATCGAGCGGCTGACCTCTCTGCGCGAACAGCCTGGCGTCCGCCTCGCGCCCGTGCCTCTCGACGGCGTCCTCGACGAGGCCGTCGCCGAGATGGGCCAGACAGCGGTTGGCGTCGAGCGTGACGTGAAGTCGATTCTACCGCCCATCCTCGCCGACCGGGATCAGCTACGCAGCGTTGTCACTAACCTCCTGCTCAACGCCCGCGACGCGATGGCCGGTCGAGCGGGCAGCATTCGCGTCAGCGCTTACACCGCCGATGAACGCGTGGTGCTCGTCATCGCCGACAATGGCTGCGGCATGACTCCGGCCTTTATCCGCGACTCGCTCTTCCGCCCCTTCCAGAGCACCAAGTCGCGGGGCCTCGGGATCGGCATGTTCCAGGCGCGCCGGGTGATCGAGGCGCAGGGCGGCTGGATTGATGTCGAGAGCCAGCAGGGTGTCGGCACCACGGTCCGGATCATTCTGCCCGCGGCGGAAGAGGTGCAGACCACGTGA
- a CDS encoding helix-turn-helix domain-containing protein, producing the protein MARRARALLLLADHHSYAEVTAATGWTSATIVKWKARFLADRLRGVWGPHQGSRPTTAVEARVLAWTHKTPPDGATHWSTRTLATRLKLSHTMVARIWKRAGLQPHRLERYMRSTDPDFETKAGDFIGLYLPPPLHAVVFCVDEKTAIQALDRRDPILPLWPGRAERHD; encoded by the coding sequence TTGGCGCGTCGTGCCCGCGCCCTGCTGCTCTTGGCCGACCATCATTCTTACGCCGAGGTGACCGCCGCCACCGGCTGGACCTCGGCGACGATTGTCAAGTGGAAGGCGCGCTTCCTGGCTGACCGCTTGCGCGGCGTGTGGGGACCGCATCAAGGCTCGCGCCCGACCACCGCCGTCGAGGCACGCGTGCTCGCGTGGACGCACAAGACGCCGCCCGATGGCGCCACGCACTGGTCGACCCGGACGCTGGCCACTCGGCTCAAGCTCTCGCACACCATGGTGGCGCGCATCTGGAAGCGCGCAGGTTTGCAACCGCATCGCCTGGAGCGCTACATGCGCTCGACCGACCCCGATTTCGAGACCAAGGCCGGCGACTTCATCGGCTTGTACTTGCCGCCGCCGCTGCACGCCGTCGTGTTCTGTGTCGACGAGAAAACCGCGATTCAAGCGTTGGACCGTCGCGACCCCATCCTGCCGCTGTGGCCAGGTCGCGCGGAGCGACACGACTGA
- a CDS encoding threonine/serine exporter family protein, with the protein MRIAALSFGPALAAWVGALVVGILANLYGTRGLGPAAVAQVPGVLLLVPGSIRYR; encoded by the coding sequence GTGCGGATCGCCGCTCTCTCGTTCGGACCGGCTCTGGCCGCCTGGGTCGGCGCGCTGGTGGTGGGTATCCTCGCGAACCTGTACGGCACGCGCGGGCTCGGTCCCGCGGCGGTCGCGCAGGTGCCTGGTGTGCTGCTCCTCGTCCCCGGCAGCATCCGCTACCGGTAG
- a CDS encoding IS5 family transposase: MRGDDRQPTSMFSYVSAEDRVPADHPLRPIRALVDEILRDMSREFDGLYARVGRPSIPPERLLRAQLLQLFYSIRSERLLMEQLDYNILFRWFVGLEMDEPIWVPTVFTKNRDRLLNQEVARQFLQRVVDRASAWMSDEHFTVDGTLIEAWASQKSFQPKDGPPEGDGRNFHGQTRTNDTHASKTDPDARLYRKSFQSEARLAYLGHVLMENRHGLIVDGMATTADGHAERDAALLMLQKHARPSRPRTLGADKLFDTRDFVDVTRQLGYTPHVSQNVKRTGGSAIDRRTTRHAGYEISQACRPRIERVFGWLKPLAGLRKVKLRGLDKVDSLFVFACAAFNLRRLPRLIAMAAPPA; the protein is encoded by the coding sequence ATGCGCGGAGACGACCGTCAGCCCACATCGATGTTCAGCTACGTCTCGGCCGAGGATCGCGTCCCGGCCGACCATCCGCTGCGCCCGATCCGCGCGCTGGTCGACGAGATCCTGCGCGACATGTCGCGCGAGTTCGATGGGCTCTACGCCCGCGTCGGTCGTCCGTCGATTCCGCCCGAGCGCCTGCTGCGGGCGCAGTTGCTGCAGCTGTTCTACTCGATCCGCAGCGAGCGCCTGCTGATGGAGCAGCTCGATTACAACATCCTGTTCCGGTGGTTCGTGGGGCTCGAGATGGACGAGCCGATCTGGGTCCCGACCGTCTTCACCAAGAACCGCGATCGCTTGCTGAATCAGGAGGTCGCGCGCCAGTTCCTGCAACGGGTCGTCGACCGGGCCTCGGCGTGGATGTCTGACGAGCACTTCACCGTCGACGGCACGTTGATCGAGGCCTGGGCGAGTCAGAAGAGTTTTCAGCCGAAGGACGGGCCGCCCGAGGGTGATGGCCGCAACTTCCATGGCCAAACACGCACCAACGACACGCACGCCTCCAAGACCGATCCGGATGCGCGGTTGTATCGCAAATCGTTCCAGAGCGAGGCGCGGCTGGCGTACCTCGGGCACGTGCTGATGGAGAATCGCCACGGTTTGATCGTGGACGGCATGGCCACGACGGCGGATGGCCACGCCGAACGCGACGCCGCGCTGCTGATGCTGCAGAAGCATGCGCGTCCGTCGCGCCCGCGCACGCTCGGCGCGGACAAACTGTTCGACACCCGCGATTTCGTCGATGTCACGCGGCAACTCGGATACACGCCGCACGTCAGCCAGAACGTGAAGCGGACGGGCGGCAGCGCGATCGATCGCCGCACGACCCGGCATGCCGGCTACGAGATCAGTCAAGCCTGTCGGCCCAGGATTGAACGCGTCTTCGGCTGGCTCAAACCGCTGGCCGGCCTCCGCAAGGTGAAGCTCCGCGGGCTCGACAAGGTGGACAGCCTCTTCGTCTTCGCGTGCGCGGCTTTCAACCTGCGACGACTGCCGAGGCTCATCGCGATGGCGGCCCCGCCCGCGTAA
- a CDS encoding VPDSG-CTERM sorting domain-containing protein, which yields MTLFKKSTLLAALTAAGLFAIAERPVAANTVYYALTSDHCTNGCGGNGHLFGVITLTDIAGGNGVRFTLELADGSLLVDTGFPPGAPPDASIAFNLDLNPAPLVDQNATLTEGAPASTSLSLFNTSAASLGFNGFGTFEYALTCKQCGTGGGGGVAGPFTIDILAAGLTTDDFAQKSVGGDVQAYFAVDILSGVTGYTGLVDASGPSTPDNPFDSVPDGGTTVALLGSALLGIGMMRRRFGKG from the coding sequence ATGACCTTGTTCAAGAAGTCCACGCTGCTCGCGGCGCTCACAGCAGCGGGCCTGTTCGCCATCGCTGAGCGGCCCGTCGCGGCGAATACCGTCTATTACGCCTTGACCAGTGACCATTGCACCAATGGCTGCGGAGGGAATGGCCACCTTTTCGGGGTTATCACATTGACGGACATCGCCGGCGGCAACGGTGTACGCTTTACATTGGAGCTTGCCGACGGCAGCTTGCTTGTTGATACGGGATTCCCTCCTGGCGCCCCCCCTGACGCCAGCATCGCATTCAACCTCGACCTTAATCCCGCTCCTCTGGTCGATCAGAACGCTACACTCACGGAGGGAGCTCCTGCGTCGACCTCTTTGTCCCTGTTCAACACTTCTGCCGCAAGCCTTGGATTTAATGGTTTCGGTACCTTCGAATACGCACTGACCTGCAAACAGTGCGGAACCGGGGGCGGCGGTGGAGTGGCTGGTCCGTTTACCATCGACATCCTCGCCGCCGGCCTGACTACGGATGACTTCGCACAGAAGTCCGTCGGGGGCGATGTCCAGGCCTATTTTGCGGTCGACATTCTGAGCGGCGTCACGGGGTACACAGGGCTTGTGGATGCGTCGGGCCCGTCTACGCCGGACAACCCGTTTGATTCGGTCCCGGATGGCGGAACGACGGTTGCGCTGCTCGGTTCCGCCCTTCTGGGCATCGGCATGATGCGCCGCCGATTCGGCAAGGGCTGA
- a CDS encoding IS630 family transposase translates to MARSRGATRLSTSGTGRLSPNAALNTDTGEVIGKTAERLTSAESIAFLSTVVASRPAGREIHIIADNPSAHKTKQVAAFLEAHPSVQIHFTPTYSSWLNQVELWFSKIARDLLARGILTSTTDLARKIRRYTDRYNRVAKPVRRTYFATPRGASRDTSGSVDTANWFS, encoded by the coding sequence GTGGCCAGGTCGCGCGGAGCGACACGACTGAGTACGTCCGGCACCGGCAGGCTCTCGCCGAATGCGGCCCTCAACACCGACACCGGCGAAGTGATCGGGAAGACCGCAGAGCGGCTCACCAGCGCGGAATCCATCGCCTTTCTCAGCACTGTGGTGGCCAGTCGGCCGGCAGGCCGCGAGATCCACATCATCGCGGACAATCCGTCGGCTCATAAGACCAAGCAGGTGGCGGCATTCCTCGAGGCGCATCCGTCGGTCCAGATCCACTTCACCCCGACCTACAGCTCGTGGCTGAACCAGGTCGAGCTGTGGTTCAGCAAGATCGCGCGCGACCTGCTCGCCCGCGGTATCCTTACCTCGACGACCGACCTTGCCCGCAAGATTCGGCGATACACCGATCGCTACAACCGCGTGGCGAAGCCGGTCCGCCGGACCTATTTCGCGACCCCGCGCGGCGCATCGCGTGATACTTCAGGTTCAGTTGATACAGCCAATTGGTTTAGTTAG
- a CDS encoding nucleotidyl transferase AbiEii/AbiGii toxin family protein: protein MNALIRAAADLQAVCEAQQWRFCFIGGLAVLRWGEPRETIDVDLTLITGFGREREFVSVLLDAFRPRIDDAGAFAERNRVLLLRAASGVGLDIALGGLPFEELAVERSTRFTYPPDVSLRTCSAEDLIVLKAFADRPKDWVDIEGVIVRQSRQLDWPYVCAQLAPLAELKEEPELLDRLEQTRARID, encoded by the coding sequence GTGAACGCGCTGATTCGCGCGGCAGCCGACTTACAGGCGGTGTGCGAGGCGCAGCAATGGCGCTTCTGCTTCATCGGCGGACTCGCCGTTCTCCGATGGGGAGAGCCGCGCGAAACGATCGACGTCGACCTGACGCTCATCACAGGCTTCGGCCGCGAGCGAGAGTTCGTTTCTGTTCTGCTGGATGCATTCCGGCCACGCATCGATGATGCCGGAGCGTTTGCCGAGCGCAACCGTGTCCTGTTGCTGCGCGCCGCGTCCGGGGTCGGACTCGACATCGCGCTTGGGGGTCTTCCCTTCGAGGAGTTGGCGGTCGAGCGGTCCACCCGATTCACCTACCCGCCCGACGTCTCGTTGCGGACCTGTTCGGCGGAGGATCTGATCGTACTCAAGGCCTTCGCCGACCGTCCGAAGGACTGGGTGGACATCGAGGGCGTGATCGTCCGTCAGTCCCGACAGCTGGACTGGCCGTACGTGTGCGCGCAGCTGGCTCCCCTGGCAGAGTTGAAAGAAGAGCCTGAACTGCTCGATCGACTGGAACAGACACGCGCACGCATCGATTGA
- a CDS encoding exosortase/archaeosortase family protein yields the protein MSFASTGHGRRDGASSVESGRARPIILSDIRLIPYLVVLTIAFIWPLARLMTYVAASNLHSYVLLVPGIAAYLLYERATLLPKPGRPAAPATFILAFVGAMALAASLVWRSRLSLNDYLGLIALAYVAFVAVGGFWFRGSRWMRAAAFPFAFLLFLVPLPDTTVDAIEKGSQFASAEAAAGFYHLAGTPLVRQGLRFELPNITLVVAQECSGIRSSLVLFITSIIAANVFLSSTWRRLALVLFVIPLGIIRNGFRVWVLGELCIRVGTHILDSALHHRGGPIFFALSLGPFFLVLWWLRRGERQTPMSKAA from the coding sequence ATGTCGTTCGCCAGCACTGGGCACGGTAGAAGAGATGGCGCGTCCAGCGTCGAGTCCGGTCGGGCACGGCCGATCATACTGTCAGACATTCGCTTGATTCCCTACCTCGTCGTCCTGACCATTGCCTTCATCTGGCCGCTCGCGCGGTTGATGACGTATGTCGCCGCCAGCAACCTCCACTCGTACGTACTGCTGGTGCCCGGGATTGCCGCATACCTCCTCTACGAGCGAGCGACGTTGCTGCCAAAGCCGGGGCGGCCGGCGGCGCCTGCCACGTTCATTCTTGCCTTTGTCGGAGCCATGGCGCTCGCGGCAAGCCTCGTCTGGCGCAGCCGCCTGAGCCTGAACGACTACTTGGGCCTGATAGCGCTCGCCTACGTGGCTTTCGTCGCGGTCGGCGGTTTTTGGTTTCGAGGCTCGCGATGGATGCGGGCCGCAGCCTTCCCGTTTGCCTTTCTCCTATTCCTCGTTCCACTTCCCGACACCACGGTGGACGCAATCGAGAAGGGCTCGCAGTTCGCGTCAGCGGAAGCAGCGGCGGGGTTCTACCACCTTGCCGGAACGCCGCTCGTGCGGCAGGGGCTGAGGTTCGAGCTCCCGAACATCACGCTCGTCGTCGCCCAGGAATGCAGCGGCATCCGCTCCAGCCTGGTGCTGTTCATCACCAGCATCATTGCCGCCAACGTCTTTCTGTCGAGTACGTGGCGGCGACTCGCTCTCGTGCTCTTCGTGATTCCGCTCGGCATCATCCGCAACGGCTTTCGCGTCTGGGTGCTGGGCGAACTGTGCATCCGCGTCGGCACCCACATCCTCGACTCCGCCCTCCACCATCGCGGCGGGCCGATCTTCTTCGCCTTATCGCTCGGACCGTTCTTCCTCGTGCTGTGGTGGCTGCGGCGCGGCGAGCGGCAGACCCCCATGTCGAAGGCGGCCTGA
- a CDS encoding tetratricopeptide repeat protein, translating to MRNTRSRRFGVLILAALLASSCSNPEKQKVQHLERGDQYAAEKRDEFAVIEYASALKIDPKFGEARFKLAQTYERLENMRAAAPEYVRAADVLPDNREAQIKATQILLIGQRFGDAQARAKALLAKNPKDVEALLLHAAAMASLRDPEGAIGQIEEALKVSPDSSPAFLNLGAVRMQGGQSKEAEAAFRHAVELAPSSVNAKVALANFLWATERTSEAEGILKEALTLDPKNLVANRMLGMLYVATRRVREAEQPLKVLAESTKTPAARFQLADYYTSVGRRQDAANVLTPLSSNRATFVEAEARLAALEYADNRVAEAHKRLDNVLGRAPNHAGALAMKARWLTTEGKLDEALDRAKAAVAADRQSVAAQFTLATVHDRRGEVADAIKSFSEVLRLNPRVTAAQLELSRLSLITGDKSGALQYAEQARQAEPANLQARVALARSLIAAGNTARAEAEVATLLKGAPTAGVVHAVNATLHASKGDAAAARSSFERALELAPGLYEALRGLTYLDLAAKNPASAIARLEPEIARQPTSGPLLVLLARSHIAAGDEAKAEQALRRAVSADPRFTLGYTLLAELYFKQRRVDQARAEFEVIANRDPAAVHARTMVGMLLEGQGKRDQARKAYETAVNGPGKAPLAANNLAFIYAEQGTNLDLALQLATSAKQQMPDDPSVDDTLGWVYYKKALPSLAAKPLEESLRKRPDSAEVLYHLGLTYAKLGEKEKSRQALERALKLDPRIGGEEAKQTLAMVSK from the coding sequence ATGCGCAACACTCGAAGCCGTCGCTTCGGCGTGCTGATTCTTGCGGCGCTGCTGGCGTCGTCCTGCAGCAACCCGGAAAAGCAAAAAGTGCAACACCTGGAACGGGGCGACCAGTACGCGGCCGAAAAGCGGGATGAGTTTGCGGTGATCGAATACGCCAGCGCTCTCAAGATCGATCCCAAGTTTGGCGAGGCCCGGTTTAAGCTGGCGCAGACGTACGAGCGACTGGAAAACATGCGTGCCGCTGCCCCTGAGTACGTGCGCGCAGCCGACGTCCTCCCCGACAATCGAGAAGCACAAATCAAGGCGACGCAGATCTTGTTGATCGGTCAGCGTTTCGGGGACGCGCAGGCACGCGCGAAGGCGCTGCTCGCTAAGAACCCGAAAGACGTCGAGGCGCTGCTCCTCCACGCGGCGGCGATGGCGTCCCTTCGAGACCCGGAGGGCGCGATTGGGCAGATCGAAGAGGCACTCAAGGTCAGCCCCGACAGCAGCCCGGCGTTCCTAAATCTCGGCGCCGTGCGCATGCAGGGCGGCCAGTCCAAGGAGGCCGAAGCGGCATTTCGTCATGCTGTGGAGTTGGCCCCGTCATCGGTGAACGCCAAGGTGGCGCTCGCCAACTTCCTCTGGGCGACTGAACGGACGTCGGAAGCGGAGGGCATTCTCAAGGAGGCCCTCACGCTGGACCCGAAAAATCTTGTGGCCAACCGAATGCTCGGCATGCTGTACGTGGCCACACGGCGGGTCAGGGAGGCAGAGCAACCTCTCAAGGTCCTGGCCGAGAGTACGAAGACGCCGGCGGCCCGTTTTCAACTGGCCGACTATTACACAAGCGTCGGCCGCAGGCAGGACGCCGCAAATGTTCTGACCCCGCTCTCGTCCAACCGCGCGACGTTTGTTGAGGCCGAGGCGAGACTTGCCGCGCTGGAGTACGCCGACAATCGCGTGGCGGAAGCCCACAAGCGTCTCGACAACGTCTTGGGGCGGGCGCCGAATCACGCTGGCGCGCTCGCTATGAAGGCGCGGTGGCTGACGACGGAGGGCAAGCTCGACGAGGCACTTGATCGTGCCAAGGCCGCCGTTGCCGCCGATCGGCAATCGGTGGCAGCCCAGTTCACGTTAGCCACCGTCCATGACAGGCGGGGGGAAGTTGCTGACGCCATCAAGTCGTTCAGCGAGGTGTTGCGACTTAACCCGCGCGTGACTGCCGCACAGTTGGAGCTCTCCAGGCTGAGCCTGATCACCGGCGACAAGTCAGGGGCTTTGCAATACGCAGAGCAGGCCCGCCAGGCTGAGCCCGCGAATTTGCAGGCGCGGGTGGCGCTGGCACGTAGCCTCATCGCGGCAGGCAATACGGCTCGCGCCGAGGCCGAGGTCGCAACGCTGCTCAAGGGGGCGCCAACCGCCGGCGTGGTGCATGCCGTTAACGCAACGCTCCATGCAAGCAAGGGGGACGCGGCGGCCGCGAGGAGCTCGTTCGAGCGTGCACTCGAACTCGCGCCGGGATTGTACGAGGCGCTCCGCGGGCTTACGTATCTGGATCTTGCGGCGAAGAATCCTGCGTCGGCGATTGCCCGACTCGAGCCGGAGATTGCCAGACAGCCAACCAGTGGTCCCTTGTTGGTGCTGTTGGCACGATCTCACATCGCGGCGGGCGATGAAGCAAAGGCCGAACAGGCGCTTCGTCGCGCGGTATCCGCGGATCCTCGTTTTACGCTGGGCTACACCTTGTTGGCCGAGCTCTATTTCAAACAGCGCCGCGTCGACCAAGCGCGCGCCGAGTTCGAGGTCATCGCCAATCGCGACCCGGCGGCCGTTCATGCGCGGACGATGGTCGGGATGCTGCTCGAAGGGCAGGGCAAGCGGGACCAAGCCAGAAAAGCGTACGAAACGGCGGTGAACGGTCCGGGGAAGGCACCGCTCGCGGCAAACAACCTCGCCTTCATTTACGCTGAACAGGGGACGAATCTAGACCTCGCGCTCCAGCTCGCGACGTCGGCAAAGCAGCAAATGCCCGACGACCCGAGTGTGGACGATACGCTGGGTTGGGTCTATTACAAGAAAGCCTTGCCGTCCTTGGCAGCTAAGCCGCTCGAAGAAAGTCTCAGGAAGCGCCCGGACTCGGCCGAGGTTTTGTACCACCTGGGGTTGACCTACGCCAAGCTCGGTGAAAAAGAAAAGTCTCGCCAGGCTTTGGAACGAGCATTGAAGCTCGACCCCAGAATTGGCGGCGAAGAGGCGAAGCAGACCTTGGCGATGGTTTCCAAATAG